A genomic stretch from Setaria viridis chromosome 1, Setaria_viridis_v4.0, whole genome shotgun sequence includes:
- the LOC117837383 gene encoding cytochrome P450 734A2 isoform X1: protein MGEEMDAGWLTWRAAAALAVAAWLALPVAARIADALWWRPRRLEAHFAAQGVRGPPYRFLLGSVKEMVGLMAEASSKPMSPATSHNALPRVLAFYHYWRKIYGPTFLIWFGPTPRLTVAEPELVREIFLTRADAFDRYEAHPIVRQLEGDGLVSLHGDKWALHRRVLTDAFYPENLNRLVPHVGRSVAALAEEWRAMAASGGSGEVEVDVAEWFQAVTEEAITRATFGRSYHDGRAVFAMQGRLMAFASEAFRKVLVPGYRFLPTKKNWQSWKLDREIRRSLTRLIARRSDEAEAENADDAGAFRDLLGAMINAGERRRARALAPAAAIPVEDMLEECKTFFFAGKQTTTNLLTWATVLLAMHPEWQERARREVLDVCGADELPSKEHLPRLKMLGMIINETLRLYPPAVATIRRAKTDVQLSDGCMIPRDMELLIPIMAIHHDTRFWGQDAAQFNPMRFAEGTARAGKHPLAFIPFGLGSRMCIGQNLARLEAKLTMAILLQRFEMRTSPNYIHAPTVLMLLYPQYGAPVIFRPRSAHPSDPAAQTASPAPSLTFKRFP from the exons ATGGGGGAGGAGATGGACGCGGGATGGCTGacgtggcgcgcggcggcggcgctcgccgtgGCGGCGTGGCTGGCGCTGCCCGTGGCGGCGCGCATCGCGGACGCGCTGTGGTGGCGACCCCGGCGGCTGGAGGCGCACTTCGCGGCGCAGGGGGTGCGCGGCCCGCCGTACCGCTTCCTGCTGGGCTCCGTCAAGGAGATGGTGGGGCTCATGGCGGAGGCGTCGTCGAAGCCCATgtcgccggccacctcccaCAACGCGCTCCCCCGCGTGCTCGCCTTCTACCACTACTGGCGGAAGATCTACG GGCCGACGTTCCTGATCTGGTTCGGGCCGACGCCGCGGCTGACGGTGGCGGAGCCCGAGCTGGTGCGGGAGATCTTCCTCACGCGCGCCGACGCCTTCGACCGCTACGAGGCGCACCCCATCGTGCGCCAGCTCGAGGGCGACGGCCTCGTCAGCCTCCACGGCGACAAGTGGGCGCTCCACCGCCGCGTCCTCACCGACGCCTTCTACCCGGAGAACCTCAAC CGGCTGGTGCCACACGTCGGCAggtcggtggcggcgctggcggaggaGTGGCGCGCCATGGCGGCCTCCGGCGGGagcggcgaggtggaggtggacgtCGCCGAGTGGTTCCAGGCGGTCACGGAGGAGGCCATCACGCGCGCCACCTTCGGCCGCAGCTACCACGACGGCCGTGCCGTGTTCGCCATGCAAGGCCGCCTCATGGCCTTCGCCTCCGAGGCCTTCCGCAAGGTCCTCGTCCCCGGCTACCG GTTCTTGCCGACCAAGAAGAACTGGCAGTCGTGGAAGCTGGACAGGGAGATACGGCGGAGCCTGACCCGGCTCATCGCCCGGCGCAGCGACGAGGCCGAGGCGGAGAACGCCGACGACGCCGGAGCCTTCCGTGACCTCCTCGGCGCCATGATCAATGCCGGCGaaaggaggagggcgcgggcgctggcgccggcggcggcgatcccgGTGGAGGACATGCTGGAGGAATGCAAGACATTCTTCTTCGCCGGGAAGCAGACCACGACGAACCTCCTGACCTGGGCCACCGTGCTCCTCGCCATGCACCCGGAGTGGCAGGAGCGCGCCCGCCGCGAGGTCCTCGACGTCTgcggcgccgacgagctccCCTCCAAGGAGCACCTCCCCAGGCTGAAGATG CTCGGCATGATCATCAACGAGACCCTTCGGCTTTACCCGCCGGCGGTGGCCACCATCCGCCGTGCCAAGACCGACGTCCAGCTCTCTGATGGGTGCATGATCCCTCGTGACATGGAGCTTCTCATCCCGATCATGGCCATCCACCACGACACGAGGTTCTGGGGTCAAGACGCGGCGCAATTCAACCCCATGCGGTTCGCCGAGGGCACGGCCAGGGCAGGGAAGCACCCCCTGGCGTTTATACCGTTTGGCCTCGGCTCCCGGATGTGCATAGGCCAGAACCTAGCTCGACTGGAAGCCAAGCTCACCATGGCCATCCTACTCCAGCGCTTCGAGATGCGGACTTCTCCGAACTACATACACGCACCGACGGTCCTGATGCTCCTCTACCCGCAATACGGAGCGCCGGTGATCTTCCGGCCTCGGTCAGCTCATCCGTCAGATCCGGCAGCCCAAACAGCTTCCCCTGCCCCAAGCCTCACATTCAAAAGGTTTCCATGA
- the LOC117837383 gene encoding cytochrome P450 734A2 isoform X2 — translation MGGNLRRPTFLIWFGPTPRLTVAEPELVREIFLTRADAFDRYEAHPIVRQLEGDGLVSLHGDKWALHRRVLTDAFYPENLNRLVPHVGRSVAALAEEWRAMAASGGSGEVEVDVAEWFQAVTEEAITRATFGRSYHDGRAVFAMQGRLMAFASEAFRKVLVPGYRFLPTKKNWQSWKLDREIRRSLTRLIARRSDEAEAENADDAGAFRDLLGAMINAGERRRARALAPAAAIPVEDMLEECKTFFFAGKQTTTNLLTWATVLLAMHPEWQERARREVLDVCGADELPSKEHLPRLKMLGMIINETLRLYPPAVATIRRAKTDVQLSDGCMIPRDMELLIPIMAIHHDTRFWGQDAAQFNPMRFAEGTARAGKHPLAFIPFGLGSRMCIGQNLARLEAKLTMAILLQRFEMRTSPNYIHAPTVLMLLYPQYGAPVIFRPRSAHPSDPAAQTASPAPSLTFKRFP, via the exons ATGGGAGGGAACCTGCGCA GGCCGACGTTCCTGATCTGGTTCGGGCCGACGCCGCGGCTGACGGTGGCGGAGCCCGAGCTGGTGCGGGAGATCTTCCTCACGCGCGCCGACGCCTTCGACCGCTACGAGGCGCACCCCATCGTGCGCCAGCTCGAGGGCGACGGCCTCGTCAGCCTCCACGGCGACAAGTGGGCGCTCCACCGCCGCGTCCTCACCGACGCCTTCTACCCGGAGAACCTCAAC CGGCTGGTGCCACACGTCGGCAggtcggtggcggcgctggcggaggaGTGGCGCGCCATGGCGGCCTCCGGCGGGagcggcgaggtggaggtggacgtCGCCGAGTGGTTCCAGGCGGTCACGGAGGAGGCCATCACGCGCGCCACCTTCGGCCGCAGCTACCACGACGGCCGTGCCGTGTTCGCCATGCAAGGCCGCCTCATGGCCTTCGCCTCCGAGGCCTTCCGCAAGGTCCTCGTCCCCGGCTACCG GTTCTTGCCGACCAAGAAGAACTGGCAGTCGTGGAAGCTGGACAGGGAGATACGGCGGAGCCTGACCCGGCTCATCGCCCGGCGCAGCGACGAGGCCGAGGCGGAGAACGCCGACGACGCCGGAGCCTTCCGTGACCTCCTCGGCGCCATGATCAATGCCGGCGaaaggaggagggcgcgggcgctggcgccggcggcggcgatcccgGTGGAGGACATGCTGGAGGAATGCAAGACATTCTTCTTCGCCGGGAAGCAGACCACGACGAACCTCCTGACCTGGGCCACCGTGCTCCTCGCCATGCACCCGGAGTGGCAGGAGCGCGCCCGCCGCGAGGTCCTCGACGTCTgcggcgccgacgagctccCCTCCAAGGAGCACCTCCCCAGGCTGAAGATG CTCGGCATGATCATCAACGAGACCCTTCGGCTTTACCCGCCGGCGGTGGCCACCATCCGCCGTGCCAAGACCGACGTCCAGCTCTCTGATGGGTGCATGATCCCTCGTGACATGGAGCTTCTCATCCCGATCATGGCCATCCACCACGACACGAGGTTCTGGGGTCAAGACGCGGCGCAATTCAACCCCATGCGGTTCGCCGAGGGCACGGCCAGGGCAGGGAAGCACCCCCTGGCGTTTATACCGTTTGGCCTCGGCTCCCGGATGTGCATAGGCCAGAACCTAGCTCGACTGGAAGCCAAGCTCACCATGGCCATCCTACTCCAGCGCTTCGAGATGCGGACTTCTCCGAACTACATACACGCACCGACGGTCCTGATGCTCCTCTACCCGCAATACGGAGCGCCGGTGATCTTCCGGCCTCGGTCAGCTCATCCGTCAGATCCGGCAGCCCAAACAGCTTCCCCTGCCCCAAGCCTCACATTCAAAAGGTTTCCATGA